A portion of the Calothrix sp. 336/3 genome contains these proteins:
- the rpmB gene encoding 50S ribosomal protein L28: MSRRCQLTGKKANNAFSVSHSHRRTKRLQNVNLQTKRIWWSEGNRWVKLKISTKAIKTLETKGLVAMAKEAGLNLNHY; this comes from the coding sequence ATGTCCCGTCGTTGTCAACTAACAGGCAAAAAAGCCAATAACGCCTTTTCTGTCTCCCACTCTCACCGTCGTACCAAGCGTTTACAAAACGTCAACCTCCAAACCAAGCGCATTTGGTGGTCAGAAGGCAACCGTTGGGTAAAACTGAAAATCTCTACCAAAGCTATTAAAACCCTAGAAACTAAAGGTTTAGTTGCAATGGCAAAAGAAGCCGGTCTCAACCTAAACCACTACTAA